CAATTGGCAGAGCAGCGGTCTCCAAAACCGCAGGTTGAAAGTTCGAGTCTTTCCTGGCGTGTTGACGTCGCCCGAAGAATCCGCCGCTGATGAGCAACGCTGACCTGGCCCCGAGCAAGAGCACCCCGCCCGCGAAAGCAGAGGGTGGCCTTCTGACGCCCTACAAGCGAGGTCAGGGGTTCTGGACGCGGCTGGGCACCGGGCTCGGAGCGGGTCTGGTGATCCTCTTCACGATCCGCTTCCTCTACCAGCGGCTGCCGTCGATCACGGGTCTCCCGCAGGGCGACTGGCGGTTGCTGGCGGCCTTGGCCGGCCTGGCTCTGGTGCTGGTCGTCGTCACCTGGCTGCTCATGAACCGGCCAAAGCACGCCGAGTTCCTCATTAACACCGATGGGGAGATGAAGAAGGTCAAGTGGTCGACTTGGCGCGAGCTCGTCGGCAACACGAAGGTCGTCATCGGCTTCATGTTCCTCGTGGCGGCGCTGCTGTTCAGCTACGACGTCGTCTTCAGCACGGCGATGTGGTGGATTGACGTGCTCAAGGTCGACCCGCCGTTCTTCTTCGGCGGCGAGTGACCTCCTTG
Above is a genomic segment from Planctomycetota bacterium containing:
- the secE gene encoding preprotein translocase subunit SecE translates to MSNADLAPSKSTPPAKAEGGLLTPYKRGQGFWTRLGTGLGAGLVILFTIRFLYQRLPSITGLPQGDWRLLAALAGLALVLVVVTWLLMNRPKHAEFLINTDGEMKKVKWSTWRELVGNTKVVIGFMFLVAALLFSYDVVFSTAMWWIDVLKVDPPFFFGGE